Proteins from a genomic interval of Rubinisphaera italica:
- a CDS encoding heavy metal translocating P-type ATPase, whose translation MAIDPICGMTVDESTNLTAEKDGKTYYFCSQHCQQKFVSGAEEESVGHSCCGGDQQVVELGSNRKPSSSTAKYVCPMCAGVESDKPGDCPKCGMSLERNPAFKEKSEQKTIYTCPMHPEIEQDHPGDCPKCGMDLEPKTVTVNTEEQDPELQSMTFRFWVALALTLPVFLMAMLPMVGVPVNEWLGHRLHIWLQLILSTPVVLWAGWPFFVRGGKSFVTGNFNMFTLIAIGTGAAYLYSLMAVLFPGIIPENFKHQGQVAVYFEAASVIITLVLMGQVLELRARRRTNSAIRELLSLAPPTAHLVENGEERDVSLDEVKKGDQLRVRPGEKIPVDGQVKEGKSSVDESMITGEPGAVEKQSGDSVIGGTVNQTGSFLIKAEKVGEETVLSQIVNMVANAQRSRAPIQKVADTVAGYFVPAVLLVAVITFLVWAIVQPEQPALAWALVNSVAVLIIACPCALGLATPMSIMVGVGRGAQEGVLIKDAEVLETLEKVDTIVVDKTGTLTEGHPKLTECIPVESIEESELLQAAASVERNSEHPLAQSIVRGAKDRDIKLADVSDFNSITGGGVEGSVDGKSILIGKQSLLADRNVENVTTLNQQADELQQQGRTVMFVAINNQLAGIIAVSDPIKEATPEAVKTLHEMGLRIIMLTGDNEQTAKTVAEKLGIDEFEAGVKPEDKHEKIKSLKAEGRIVAMAGDGINDAPALAEANVGIAMGTGTDVAIESAGVTLVKGDLRGIVKAVKLSRITMQNIRQNLFFALIYNAIGVPIAAGVLYPISHHLLLNPMLAAAAMSFSSVSVISNALRLRAISID comes from the coding sequence ATGGCGATCGATCCTATTTGTGGCATGACGGTCGATGAAAGTACAAATCTGACCGCCGAAAAAGACGGCAAAACGTATTACTTCTGCAGTCAGCATTGTCAGCAGAAATTCGTCAGCGGGGCTGAGGAAGAGTCAGTCGGGCATAGTTGCTGTGGTGGCGATCAGCAGGTTGTGGAACTCGGTTCCAATCGAAAGCCTTCAAGTTCAACAGCAAAATATGTCTGCCCGATGTGTGCAGGTGTCGAAAGTGACAAGCCGGGTGATTGTCCGAAATGTGGCATGTCGCTGGAGCGAAACCCGGCCTTCAAAGAAAAGTCTGAGCAGAAAACGATTTACACCTGCCCGATGCACCCTGAAATCGAGCAGGATCATCCCGGCGATTGCCCGAAATGCGGGATGGATCTTGAACCCAAAACGGTCACCGTTAATACCGAGGAACAGGACCCGGAATTACAGAGCATGACCTTCCGTTTCTGGGTGGCCTTGGCGCTAACACTCCCTGTCTTCCTGATGGCGATGTTACCGATGGTGGGAGTTCCCGTTAATGAATGGTTGGGGCATCGATTACACATCTGGCTGCAACTGATTTTGAGCACGCCTGTTGTGTTATGGGCTGGCTGGCCGTTTTTTGTACGGGGCGGGAAATCGTTCGTAACCGGCAATTTCAATATGTTTACATTGATCGCAATTGGAACAGGAGCAGCATATCTTTACAGTTTGATGGCGGTCCTTTTTCCGGGGATCATCCCGGAGAATTTCAAGCATCAGGGCCAGGTGGCAGTTTATTTTGAAGCGGCCAGTGTTATTATCACACTCGTTCTAATGGGGCAGGTGCTCGAATTGAGAGCCCGTCGTCGTACCAACAGTGCCATTCGCGAACTGCTTTCATTAGCTCCACCAACTGCTCACCTTGTCGAAAATGGGGAAGAACGCGATGTCTCTCTCGACGAGGTAAAGAAAGGTGATCAATTACGAGTTCGACCAGGTGAAAAGATTCCTGTCGATGGTCAGGTCAAAGAGGGAAAAAGTTCGGTCGACGAATCGATGATTACCGGCGAGCCAGGAGCCGTCGAAAAACAGTCGGGAGATTCTGTGATTGGCGGGACGGTCAATCAGACAGGTTCTTTTCTTATCAAAGCCGAGAAGGTGGGTGAAGAGACCGTTCTATCCCAAATCGTCAACATGGTTGCGAATGCTCAACGGAGTCGGGCTCCGATTCAGAAAGTGGCTGATACCGTTGCCGGCTATTTTGTTCCCGCCGTGTTACTGGTTGCGGTCATCACATTTCTGGTATGGGCGATCGTTCAACCTGAGCAGCCAGCTCTGGCTTGGGCTCTGGTTAATTCGGTCGCCGTGCTGATTATCGCCTGTCCCTGTGCACTGGGACTGGCAACGCCCATGTCGATCATGGTTGGTGTCGGAAGAGGAGCACAGGAAGGAGTGCTGATTAAGGATGCGGAAGTTCTGGAGACTCTCGAAAAGGTCGATACCATTGTTGTCGATAAAACGGGAACCTTGACCGAAGGACATCCGAAATTGACAGAGTGTATCCCGGTCGAGTCTATCGAAGAATCGGAATTGTTGCAGGCAGCCGCTTCGGTTGAACGGAACAGCGAACATCCGCTGGCGCAATCGATTGTGCGTGGAGCGAAAGACCGGGATATCAAACTCGCAGACGTTTCTGATTTCAATTCGATCACCGGCGGCGGAGTCGAAGGAAGTGTCGATGGAAAATCAATTCTGATTGGAAAGCAATCTCTGCTGGCTGATCGCAATGTCGAGAATGTGACCACTCTCAATCAGCAGGCGGACGAACTTCAACAGCAGGGACGAACCGTGATGTTCGTTGCGATCAATAATCAGTTAGCCGGCATCATTGCGGTTTCAGATCCGATCAAAGAAGCGACACCCGAAGCGGTCAAAACTCTCCATGAAATGGGACTGCGGATCATCATGTTGACGGGCGATAATGAACAGACCGCAAAAACCGTCGCGGAAAAACTGGGGATCGATGAATTCGAAGCTGGAGTTAAGCCCGAGGATAAACACGAGAAAATCAAATCTCTGAAAGCAGAAGGCCGGATTGTCGCGATGGCCGGAGACGGCATCAACGACGCCCCGGCTCTGGCGGAAGCGAATGTCGGGATCGCCATGGGAACTGGCACCGATGTCGCGATTGAATCGGCTGGTGTGACGCTCGTCAAAGGAGACCTGAGAGGCATCGTCAAAGCTGTGAAGCTCAGTCGGATCACAATGCAGAACATCCGCCAGAATCTGTTCTTCGCTTTGATCTATAATGCGATCGGCGTCCCAATTGCTGCCGGAGTTCTGTATCCGATTTCGCATCATTTGCTTCTCAACCCAATGCTCGCCGCAGCCGCGATGAGCTTCAGTTCGGTTTCAGTGATCAGCAACGCACTGCGCTTGCGGGCGATCTCGATTGATTGA
- a CDS encoding IS30 family transposase encodes MSHTHLTAEERDSIAHMHALGHSRIEIARELSRDPSTISRELRRNSDATGKYFAGKADRKARRRRQLCKLPWKLNHAPLKEFLLDKLSLKWSPEQIAGQLLRLHPREARMRISIETIYAWIKANKKQGGNIYRQLRQSRKKRRKRYGTGISRRCDPTKKPMDQRPVSARNRSRIGHWESDTIEGQKGTGYIVTHVERKTGYLVASYLPDKKASTLNAASVFAFEGLPSSLIRTLTTDNGSEFSGHRELEQALHCAIYFAPARQPWQRGQNENTNGLLRQYFLKGSDFRKLKAEDIQAAVMELNNRPRKKYQFKSPHELFEPKTRAFQN; translated from the coding sequence ATGTCACACACGCATCTTACTGCTGAGGAACGTGATTCCATAGCGCACATGCACGCCCTGGGACACTCTCGAATAGAAATTGCGCGCGAGTTATCCCGAGACCCCAGCACGATCTCCCGAGAACTGCGGCGGAATTCGGATGCGACCGGGAAGTATTTCGCCGGGAAAGCCGACCGCAAAGCGCGACGGCGTCGACAACTCTGCAAACTCCCCTGGAAACTCAACCACGCTCCGCTCAAAGAATTCCTGCTCGATAAGTTGTCTCTCAAGTGGTCGCCGGAACAGATTGCAGGTCAACTCTTGCGACTGCATCCTCGGGAGGCCAGAATGCGAATATCCATTGAGACGATTTACGCCTGGATCAAAGCAAACAAAAAGCAGGGCGGCAACATCTACAGGCAGCTGCGTCAATCGAGAAAGAAACGCCGCAAACGCTACGGCACAGGGATCTCCAGACGATGCGACCCGACCAAAAAGCCAATGGATCAGCGACCGGTTTCTGCACGCAATCGTTCGCGGATCGGGCACTGGGAATCGGATACCATCGAGGGTCAAAAGGGGACCGGCTACATTGTCACGCATGTCGAACGCAAGACCGGCTATCTTGTGGCGAGCTATCTGCCGGACAAGAAAGCATCGACGTTGAACGCGGCTTCGGTGTTTGCGTTTGAGGGGTTGCCATCGTCATTGATTCGAACTTTGACGACGGACAACGGGAGTGAGTTTTCGGGTCATCGAGAGTTGGAGCAAGCCCTGCATTGTGCGATCTATTTTGCTCCGGCTCGCCAGCCGTGGCAACGCGGCCAGAATGAGAACACCAACGGGCTTCTGCGGCAATACTTCCTGAAGGGGAGCGATTTCCGTAAACTGAAAGCCGAGGATATTCAAGCGGCTGTGATGGAGTTGAACAACCGGCCTCGCAAAAAGTACCAATTCAAATCACCACACGAACTGTTCGAACCCAAAACCCGTGCATTTCAAAATTGA